A single Petrotoga sp. 9PW.55.5.1 DNA region contains:
- a CDS encoding ABC transporter permease, protein MKGQKELINSSKKKISFIWNTQTVILLVLIAMWVFLAIATENFFTLPNIQNILRQVTIQGVNAVGVTLVIITAGIDLSIGSVVALVNILFATLLVGGSSIWISILLVLALATGLGFVNGFFVHQFRVPPFIATLAMMSIARGAALLISGGRNVFGLPRSIANFSSGTFLGIPNLFWFLILVIVFMEILLRRTTFGRYVYAVGSNPEAARLSGVNIRWVIIGVYMIAGFLWGLSGILETSRIWMGVPSTGTGYELDAIAAAVLGGASLMGAQGSAIGAFLGAMVMTTIYNGSVLLNINPFWQRIIVGIILIITVSIDQVRTRKK, encoded by the coding sequence ATGAAAGGTCAGAAAGAATTAATAAATTCTTCAAAGAAAAAAATATCTTTTATATGGAACACTCAAACAGTTATCTTGTTAGTTTTAATCGCTATGTGGGTTTTTTTAGCCATTGCAACTGAGAATTTTTTCACATTACCAAATATTCAAAATATTTTAAGGCAAGTCACTATTCAAGGGGTTAATGCAGTAGGAGTTACGTTGGTTATTATTACCGCTGGAATAGATCTTTCTATTGGTTCAGTAGTAGCTCTTGTTAACATACTATTCGCAACACTTTTGGTTGGAGGATCATCTATTTGGATATCAATTTTACTTGTATTGGCATTAGCTACAGGCTTAGGGTTTGTAAATGGGTTTTTTGTTCATCAGTTTAGAGTTCCACCATTTATTGCCACATTAGCAATGATGAGTATCGCAAGAGGAGCAGCTTTGCTTATTTCTGGAGGAAGAAATGTGTTTGGCCTTCCAAGGAGTATAGCGAATTTTTCTTCTGGTACTTTTTTGGGGATACCAAATCTTTTTTGGTTTTTGATTTTAGTTATTGTTTTTATGGAAATATTATTAAGAAGGACCACATTTGGTAGATACGTTTATGCCGTCGGAAGTAACCCCGAAGCTGCAAGGTTATCTGGAGTGAATATAAGGTGGGTTATTATAGGTGTTTATATGATAGCAGGTTTTTTGTGGGGACTTTCTGGAATACTTGAAACTTCAAGAATTTGGATGGGTGTTCCAAGTACGGGAACAGGTTATGAATTAGATGCTATAGCTGCAGCAGTATTAGGAGGAGCAAGTTTAATGGGTGCTCAAGGAAGTGCTATAGGAGCATTTTTAGGTGCGATGGTGATGACTACAATATACAATGGATCGGTTCTTTTAAATATAAATCCCTTTTGGCAAAGAATAATAGTTGGTATTATTTTAATTATAACTGTTTCTATTGATCAGGTGAGAACAAGAAAAAAATAA
- a CDS encoding L-fucose/L-arabinose isomerase family protein — MQKRKVGLITFSDGRDFVHEETLEMNKKFEDRLAKALENTGEIEVVRASDIVNKPSKAKKAGKEMMKAEVEMTIFNYSIWCWPHLSVIASLYAPGPYLTYGQINPKYPGMVGLLAAAGALEQIGIFPERVWGEPEDSKVIEKLLKFVRAASAAHRLKGERYGMFGGRPMGMYTASANGDQWMKEFGIDVEQIDQYALVLKAEKVPDEKKKKAREWLEKLSNVQYDGKRLTPAILEKQIGLYYAALEIIKEEELDFVGFKGQPEMTNNYATMDIAEAFLNDPYDFDGPKEPIVAATETDMDGALTMEIFKYIAQTPVLFADVRHYFKEENLLDLANSGQHATYFAGKSIKAEENLKNVIIHPEDFYFPAGGGAVKHFAAPGRVTLARLARQDGNYVMTIVPAEFVELSDEEKKRLSEQVQIEWPHAYVKLDTDMETFLEYYPCNHTHGVYGDYVDELVHFCKIKGIDYQILD, encoded by the coding sequence ATGCAGAAAAGAAAAGTCGGATTAATCACATTTTCAGATGGGAGAGATTTTGTTCATGAAGAAACTTTGGAGATGAACAAAAAATTCGAGGATAGGTTAGCAAAAGCATTAGAAAATACTGGAGAAATTGAAGTTGTTAGAGCTTCAGACATAGTCAATAAACCTTCAAAAGCTAAAAAAGCTGGAAAAGAAATGATGAAAGCAGAAGTTGAGATGACGATTTTTAATTATTCTATATGGTGTTGGCCACATTTAAGTGTGATAGCCTCTCTTTATGCACCGGGACCTTATTTGACTTATGGACAGATAAACCCAAAATATCCAGGAATGGTGGGGTTGTTAGCAGCAGCCGGAGCTTTAGAACAAATTGGAATTTTCCCTGAAAGAGTGTGGGGAGAACCTGAAGATTCCAAAGTAATAGAGAAATTATTGAAATTCGTTCGTGCAGCAAGTGCAGCTCATAGGTTAAAAGGTGAAAGATATGGTATGTTTGGGGGAAGGCCTATGGGTATGTATACAGCATCTGCAAATGGAGATCAATGGATGAAAGAATTTGGTATAGATGTTGAACAAATAGATCAATATGCACTTGTTTTAAAAGCCGAGAAAGTACCTGACGAAAAGAAAAAGAAAGCCAGAGAATGGCTTGAAAAGTTGTCAAATGTACAATATGATGGTAAAAGGCTAACTCCTGCGATTTTAGAAAAACAGATAGGTTTGTATTATGCTGCATTAGAAATAATTAAAGAAGAAGAACTTGACTTTGTCGGCTTCAAAGGTCAACCAGAAATGACAAACAATTACGCAACGATGGATATAGCAGAAGCCTTTCTAAACGATCCTTACGATTTTGATGGACCTAAAGAACCAATAGTTGCTGCTACGGAAACGGATATGGACGGGGCATTAACTATGGAGATATTCAAATATATAGCTCAGACTCCAGTATTATTCGCGGATGTTAGACATTACTTTAAGGAAGAAAATTTACTTGATTTAGCAAATTCTGGACAGCACGCAACATATTTTGCTGGAAAGTCTATTAAAGCTGAAGAAAATTTAAAAAACGTAATTATACATCCGGAAGACTTTTATTTTCCTGCTGGTGGTGGGGCAGTCAAACATTTTGCTGCACCAGGAAGGGTAACTCTTGCTAGATTGGCAAGGCAAGATGGAAATTATGTAATGACGATAGTCCCAGCGGAATTTGTAGAATTGAGTGATGAAGAAAAGAAAAGACTCAGTGAGCAAGTTCAAATTGAATGGCCGCATGCTTATGTAAAGTTAGACACAGATATGGAAACATTTTTAGAATATTATCCATGTAACCATACACATGGAGTTTATGGAGATTATGTTGATGAATTAGTACATTTTTGCAAGATTAAGGGTATTGATTATCAGATTTTGGATTGA
- a CDS encoding LacI family DNA-binding transcriptional regulator: MKTMKEIAKLAGVSQATVSRVINNNPNVNPEIRKKVLEYIRKYNYQPNRIARSLVNNKSYLIGVVLPEISNPYFPEILESLEEEANRLQYNIVLAITNGSLQKEKEQIQMLLSRRVDGLIINPTDLTNIDHIKEIRKILPVVICAQDLDGFDFVSVDHYLAGKIVAKYLINKGHVNIGYVGYLKDKKFKGFYEEIKMNSIDFTDDNHLATPEDMLKLTENDSKKQEERLLNKIQKKSITAIYTINDIMATKIMNLLQKNDLKVPKNVSIVGFDNTILCNLTNPPLTSVAQPTMEIGSKSIDILTKKIEDKKLEVENEDKLEQIFLPPRLVVRKST, translated from the coding sequence ATGAAAACTATGAAAGAAATTGCTAAATTAGCGGGAGTTTCTCAAGCAACTGTTTCAAGAGTTATTAATAACAATCCAAATGTCAATCCGGAGATTAGAAAGAAAGTTTTAGAATACATTAGAAAATATAATTACCAACCTAATAGAATCGCAAGAAGTTTGGTTAATAATAAAAGTTATTTAATAGGAGTAGTGCTTCCTGAAATTTCTAATCCGTATTTCCCAGAGATTTTAGAATCTCTCGAAGAAGAAGCCAACAGACTTCAATACAATATTGTTTTGGCGATAACTAACGGAAGTTTACAAAAAGAAAAAGAGCAAATACAGATGTTGTTAAGTAGAAGAGTAGACGGTTTGATTATTAATCCTACAGATTTAACAAATATAGATCATATTAAAGAAATTCGAAAAATATTACCTGTAGTAATATGCGCACAAGATCTTGATGGGTTTGACTTTGTTTCAGTTGATCATTATTTGGCGGGAAAGATAGTGGCAAAGTATTTAATAAACAAAGGACACGTAAATATAGGATACGTTGGATATTTAAAAGATAAAAAGTTTAAAGGTTTTTATGAAGAAATAAAAATGAACAGCATTGATTTTACTGATGATAATCATTTAGCAACGCCAGAAGATATGCTAAAGTTAACTGAAAACGACTCAAAAAAGCAAGAAGAAAGGCTATTAAATAAAATACAAAAAAAATCTATCACAGCGATCTATACAATCAATGATATTATGGCAACAAAAATAATGAATCTCTTGCAAAAAAATGATCTTAAAGTTCCAAAAAATGTTTCAATAGTTGGATTTGATAATACCATTTTATGTAACCTAACAAATCCACCCTTAACAAGTGTGGCTCAACCTACAATGGAAATTGGTTCAAAATCTATTGATATCCTTACGAAAAAAATAGAAGATAAAAAACTAGAAGTAGAAAATGAAGATAAATTAGAGCAAATTTTCCTACCACCACGTTTGGTAGTTAGAAAATCAACTTGA
- a CDS encoding acyl-CoA dehydratase activase-related protein, with protein MYYVGFDIGSSSINAAVIDNEGNLKYVKEGIPHFGIPLKRLPEIWKLINTKIEGKIISTAFTGIGAQYFNKVFPSLLFDYESVSIPKGAFFLEPNASYVFHIGAKDSYFFRLGHLDEKVNLLELSANSKCGGGSGILIEKQLKRLFLKNDSIFFKNQNYQKKIQLMNELYQQAEEEVKKFTDIQGFNARCGVVIQSDLIHEQNEGAERPFLVAKLYSTVARNYKNDVVGSRELDPSLLSIATGGVFTSDYILKNFNKLSSLKVKRPKYHKAVAAIGIALEALEKKNEFVIDFDQLSKISNFSKSKRPFEKPLYTFIDKVHAFESEIPKLESDKVKDVTIGVDGGSTTTKAAIVDVDTGKLLDKIYISTHGDPEGALKEVFRHLAKKSEYYNVIGVCTTGSARKLYERILISQNKKKRLEEEGYVVLDGAVDEVTCHAKGIKFHDNEIDTIFEIGGQDMKFTSFKLIDNKATDEIREARMNYSCQAGAGQTLENMAQILDLDVKTTLQEAALKAEKVPIIDSTCGVFMEMEENRLISEGFSKEEIAAAIIRSTAASYFNKFVGGPQHVQNKCSCQGGPALGKAFLAAMAQVTEKDIYAYPHRELFGAWGAGLFLSEEILKLRKEGKEVRSAFRGFEVVDMEFEKKEMLCSEYFGKLSCKTRDCKLKIFNISNEEVITGGFCPRGNSEGTGKVKVDYVDIYHRLFEKHFEGIKYQELDNLDNNDKITVGIHRSGVTLGEIGIWSGALLNKLGFLPVISPVSDEEIAQRGINIAPTEFCIAMKLVVGHADLLSKDKRINHLFNPSVIEEVRDKKPMRKFCIYTEAEGYLLQDILNLDEKREILPILYWKDKERSAKAIYEELKRIGYDISKEDVLKAIEYADEKVQEFKSDLSKQGKRFLEKLEKIDEEGYVGLGRDYVILDPQASSQSGSMFAKQRGMNYIPQTFLEEYYKDIPIDQLSYNEYWYQNSHILQASIFVAQHPKLFPIRQMNFACGPDSVKFYHEDEIFKRVDKPFLHLVTDAQTNNAPFVTRAEAHERVVKKSNPRTDLQLKDFVLFPDGHKDKLKLGQRIWLIPYMGEASNLGKAILKHYGIEARVLPTATVKATEAADRFITTEVCFPLRGVVGDAMATLEEIAKEKGKKWINDNIVIFLPTTSGPCRFGKYGEVLKIFLHKEGMDNIPIISPSVDTGYLQIDAPEQFKTLYQKADALINVFRAIKMADLTDDLIRRFRPYCDDFSKFDKTTDELWKDLQQLLIQKGGAIKNLKKWVKSATRTFIDLAPQANEHSLPLVLYIGEIYSRQHDPYTDYVIQRLEEERLEIIRGTIVEWLEYVIYINERRNPKFLYKFVDNYMAFTDWRFEKIFGSYSKDHEVLPKPHKIINDMQKNRKYHGDIIGESPLVIGIFLKFLNGELTNEKRQVSGIFHVGPFTCMQEGVAMAKMDAIAEKVSKEDPSKVIPMIHAFFGDSANTNLEAEIAAFREQCYLKHKMIRT; from the coding sequence ATGTATTACGTAGGTTTTGATATTGGCTCATCAAGTATCAATGCTGCAGTTATAGACAATGAGGGTAACCTTAAATATGTAAAAGAAGGAATTCCACATTTTGGAATCCCTTTAAAAAGATTGCCGGAAATTTGGAAGTTAATCAACACAAAGATTGAAGGAAAGATAATATCTACAGCTTTCACGGGAATAGGTGCCCAATATTTCAATAAAGTTTTCCCCTCATTGTTGTTTGATTATGAAAGTGTAAGTATCCCAAAAGGGGCTTTTTTTCTTGAGCCGAATGCTTCTTATGTCTTTCACATAGGAGCAAAAGATTCTTATTTTTTCCGTCTGGGTCATTTAGATGAAAAAGTGAACCTTTTAGAGTTATCAGCTAATAGTAAATGTGGTGGGGGTTCAGGGATATTAATTGAAAAACAATTAAAGAGATTGTTTTTAAAGAATGATTCAATCTTTTTCAAAAATCAGAATTATCAAAAGAAAATTCAACTAATGAACGAACTTTATCAACAGGCAGAAGAAGAAGTTAAGAAATTCACCGATATTCAAGGGTTCAACGCAAGATGCGGAGTAGTCATACAATCAGACTTAATTCATGAACAGAATGAAGGTGCTGAAAGGCCATTCTTAGTTGCTAAATTGTATTCAACTGTTGCTAGAAATTATAAAAATGATGTTGTAGGATCACGCGAGTTAGATCCTTCTTTACTCTCTATTGCTACAGGCGGAGTATTCACGAGCGATTATATATTAAAAAATTTCAACAAATTGTCAAGTTTAAAAGTAAAGCGACCAAAATATCATAAAGCAGTTGCAGCAATTGGCATAGCTTTAGAGGCTTTAGAAAAGAAAAATGAGTTTGTAATAGATTTTGATCAATTATCAAAGATTTCTAATTTTTCAAAAAGCAAACGTCCGTTCGAAAAACCTCTTTACACGTTTATTGATAAGGTTCATGCATTTGAAAGTGAAATTCCTAAGCTGGAATCTGATAAAGTAAAAGATGTAACTATCGGTGTTGATGGTGGTTCTACAACAACCAAAGCAGCCATTGTAGATGTTGATACGGGAAAGCTTTTAGATAAAATATACATCAGCACGCATGGTGACCCTGAAGGAGCATTGAAAGAAGTATTCAGACATCTTGCAAAAAAATCTGAGTATTACAACGTCATAGGAGTTTGTACAACTGGGTCTGCCAGAAAGTTGTATGAAAGAATTTTGATAAGTCAAAATAAAAAGAAACGTTTAGAAGAAGAAGGATATGTTGTTTTGGATGGAGCGGTAGATGAAGTTACCTGTCATGCCAAAGGTATTAAATTTCATGATAACGAGATCGACACGATTTTTGAAATCGGTGGTCAGGATATGAAGTTTACTTCTTTCAAACTCATAGATAATAAAGCAACAGATGAAATTAGAGAGGCTAGAATGAATTATTCATGTCAAGCAGGGGCAGGACAAACGTTGGAAAATATGGCGCAGATATTGGATTTGGATGTAAAAACAACTTTACAAGAAGCTGCATTGAAAGCAGAGAAGGTTCCTATAATTGATTCCACATGTGGCGTATTTATGGAGATGGAGGAGAATAGACTAATATCCGAAGGTTTTTCCAAAGAAGAAATTGCCGCGGCAATTATAAGATCAACTGCTGCGAGTTATTTCAATAAATTTGTCGGAGGGCCACAACATGTTCAAAACAAATGTTCTTGTCAAGGTGGGCCGGCGTTGGGGAAAGCCTTTCTAGCAGCAATGGCACAGGTTACTGAAAAAGATATATACGCTTATCCTCACAGGGAACTTTTCGGGGCATGGGGTGCAGGACTTTTCTTAAGCGAAGAGATTCTAAAATTAAGAAAAGAAGGAAAAGAAGTACGATCCGCGTTTAGAGGTTTTGAAGTAGTAGATATGGAATTTGAAAAGAAAGAAATGCTGTGTTCAGAATATTTTGGAAAATTATCATGCAAAACCAGAGATTGCAAATTAAAAATATTTAATATATCAAACGAAGAAGTTATAACAGGCGGATTTTGTCCGAGAGGCAACAGTGAAGGCACAGGAAAAGTAAAAGTCGATTATGTTGATATTTACCACCGTTTATTTGAAAAACATTTTGAAGGAATAAAATATCAGGAATTAGACAACTTGGATAATAATGACAAGATAACTGTAGGCATTCATAGGTCTGGTGTAACGTTAGGAGAAATAGGTATTTGGTCTGGAGCGTTGTTAAATAAACTAGGTTTCCTTCCAGTAATTTCACCCGTTTCAGATGAAGAAATCGCCCAAAGAGGGATAAATATAGCCCCAACTGAGTTTTGTATCGCGATGAAACTTGTTGTTGGACATGCAGATTTACTATCAAAAGACAAAAGAATCAACCATCTCTTCAATCCTTCAGTAATAGAAGAAGTTAGAGATAAAAAACCCATGAGAAAGTTTTGTATATATACAGAAGCAGAAGGGTATCTGCTTCAAGACATATTAAATCTTGATGAAAAACGAGAGATTTTACCTATTCTTTATTGGAAAGATAAAGAAAGATCTGCTAAAGCGATATATGAAGAGCTAAAAAGGATTGGATACGATATTTCTAAAGAGGACGTTTTGAAAGCTATTGAATATGCAGATGAAAAAGTTCAAGAGTTCAAGAGCGATCTTTCTAAACAAGGCAAAAGGTTTTTAGAAAAATTAGAAAAAATTGATGAAGAAGGCTATGTTGGATTAGGAAGAGATTATGTTATTCTTGATCCTCAGGCATCTTCTCAATCTGGATCAATGTTTGCAAAACAAAGAGGTATGAACTACATTCCACAAACATTTTTAGAAGAATATTACAAAGATATACCTATCGATCAACTTTCTTACAACGAATATTGGTATCAAAACTCTCATATTCTTCAAGCGTCTATCTTTGTTGCTCAACATCCCAAATTATTTCCAATAAGACAAATGAATTTCGCATGTGGACCAGATTCTGTGAAATTTTACCATGAAGACGAAATATTCAAGAGGGTAGACAAACCATTTTTACATTTGGTTACTGATGCTCAGACTAACAACGCCCCTTTTGTTACAAGAGCAGAAGCACACGAACGTGTAGTCAAAAAAAGTAACCCAAGAACTGATTTACAATTGAAAGATTTTGTATTATTTCCTGATGGTCATAAGGATAAATTAAAATTGGGTCAAAGAATATGGCTTATCCCTTATATGGGTGAAGCCAGTAACTTAGGAAAAGCTATATTAAAGCATTATGGAATAGAGGCAAGGGTTTTGCCAACTGCAACAGTAAAAGCTACAGAAGCGGCTGACAGGTTCATAACAACTGAAGTTTGTTTTCCTTTACGAGGGGTCGTAGGAGATGCTATGGCAACGTTGGAAGAAATTGCTAAAGAAAAAGGTAAAAAGTGGATAAATGATAATATTGTAATCTTCCTGCCTACAACATCAGGTCCATGTAGATTTGGAAAGTATGGAGAGGTATTGAAGATATTTTTGCATAAAGAAGGAATGGATAATATCCCGATTATTAGTCCATCAGTTGATACAGGGTACCTTCAAATAGATGCACCAGAACAATTTAAAACTTTGTATCAGAAAGCTGATGCTTTAATTAATGTATTTCGGGCAATTAAAATGGCAGATTTAACAGATGATCTAATAAGAAGATTTAGACCTTACTGTGATGATTTTTCAAAATTTGACAAAACAACAGACGAGTTATGGAAAGATTTACAGCAGTTGTTAATTCAAAAAGGTGGGGCTATAAAAAATTTGAAAAAGTGGGTTAAAAGTGCAACTCGAACATTTATAGATTTAGCGCCTCAAGCAAATGAACATTCGTTACCTCTAGTACTCTACATTGGAGAGATATATTCTAGACAACATGATCCTTATACTGATTATGTAATTCAAAGGTTAGAAGAAGAAAGGCTAGAAATAATCAGAGGAACCATTGTAGAATGGTTAGAATATGTAATATACATAAACGAAAGAAGAAACCCGAAATTTTTGTATAAGTTTGTTGATAATTATATGGCTTTCACCGATTGGCGATTTGAGAAGATATTTGGAAGTTATTCGAAAGATCATGAAGTTTTACCCAAACCTCATAAAATAATCAATGACATGCAAAAAAACCGAAAATATCACGGGGATATAATAGGTGAATCTCCTTTGGTTATTGGTATATTTCTCAAATTTTTAAATGGTGAATTAACGAACGAAAAAAGACAAGTATCTGGTATATTTCATGTGGGGCCATTTACATGCATGCAGGAAGGTGTTGCAATGGCGAAGATGGATGCTATAGCTGAAAAAGTATCAAAAGAGGATCCGTCTAAAGTAATTCCAATGATTCATGCCTTTTTCGGTGATTCAGCCAATACTAATCTTGAAGCAGAAATCGCAGCTTTTAGAGAGCAATGTTATTTAAAACATAAAATGATTAGGACATAA
- a CDS encoding RbsD/FucU family protein produces MLKGIPPVISPQLMKALLEMGHGDEILLADGNYPCHSSGIQVVRLDGHGIPEILDAVLMFLPLDTFVESNVIFMDNGLNEKPKIWEKYEYVLKKSEEDYRIERMERFKFYERAKNVFCVIASSETELYANIILKKGVVIY; encoded by the coding sequence ATGCTTAAAGGTATCCCTCCTGTAATTTCTCCACAATTAATGAAAGCTCTTTTAGAAATGGGGCATGGTGATGAAATTTTATTAGCTGACGGTAATTATCCCTGTCATTCCAGTGGAATTCAAGTTGTTAGATTAGATGGTCATGGAATTCCAGAAATATTAGATGCTGTTTTAATGTTTTTACCTTTAGATACTTTTGTTGAAAGCAACGTAATTTTTATGGACAATGGATTAAATGAGAAACCAAAAATATGGGAAAAATATGAATATGTTTTAAAAAAATCTGAAGAGGACTACAGAATAGAAAGAATGGAAAGGTTTAAATTTTATGAAAGAGCTAAAAACGTTTTTTGTGTTATAGCTTCAAGTGAAACCGAGCTATATGCTAATATTATTCTTAAAAAGGGAGTTGTGATCTATTGA
- a CDS encoding transaldolase family protein — MIYIDSLEEKAVLLLKNSPISGLTTNPTIIKRDRNAWGFTDTIIYLQNNPGNHFIQGSVKNNNWFKRLEELLEKKEIDSKKFTIKLPWDPLLATFYIKPLKILGFKVCATAVYNLQQAYTALCAGVDYIAFYYDRMKKSNIDIEKKLLDIVNMCSKHKPELRLLGASIKDIQTANELVKLGVHDLTLPLNIAEEYLKVYFPQNDLEIFEDDFKL; from the coding sequence TTGATATACATTGATTCCTTGGAAGAGAAAGCAGTATTATTATTAAAAAATTCACCTATTAGTGGATTAACAACTAATCCTACAATAATAAAGCGAGATAGAAATGCCTGGGGGTTTACTGATACAATAATATATCTACAAAATAATCCAGGTAATCATTTTATTCAAGGAAGTGTGAAGAACAATAATTGGTTTAAAAGATTAGAGGAACTTTTAGAAAAAAAAGAAATAGACTCGAAAAAATTTACAATTAAATTACCCTGGGATCCTTTATTAGCAACATTTTATATAAAACCATTAAAGATCTTAGGGTTTAAAGTTTGTGCCACAGCAGTTTACAACTTACAGCAAGCATATACGGCACTTTGTGCAGGGGTTGACTATATTGCATTTTATTATGACAGGATGAAAAAAAGCAATATAGACATTGAAAAAAAGTTATTAGATATTGTAAATATGTGTAGTAAACATAAACCAGAACTTCGTTTGTTAGGTGCTAGTATAAAAGATATTCAAACTGCAAATGAATTAGTGAAATTAGGTGTCCATGATCTTACTTTACCTTTGAATATAGCAGAAGAATATTTGAAAGTATATTTTCCTCAAAATGATTTAGAAATATTTGAAGATGATTTTAAGTTATAG